Genomic window (Arachis hypogaea cultivar Tifrunner chromosome 13, arahy.Tifrunner.gnm2.J5K5, whole genome shotgun sequence):
CACTCACGGACTTCGACCTCTCACGCAAACTCACACCCAAAACCGTTGCAACAACCTCTCATACGGTTACAACAGTTGCAACTGACATTACCAACAAAGGTAACAGCATTCCGCCATCGGTTCCCGTGGATCCTAATAAGATTCCATCAGAACCTCCTCATCGCAGGAGACACCGCCGGAACTTCACCCGGTGGTTCCCGCTCCACTCGCCGGATGCAGCTCGTAAGAACTTGAAGAAAGTGAAATCCGCCAGAGTCAGTCCGGTGAGTCGACGCAGGACGAGTTTCATCGGCGACGGCGAGAGGTCCAACTCGTTCGTTGGTACCGAGGAGTACGTGGCGCCGGAGGTGGTGCGCGGCGAGGGACACGATTTCGCCGTGGATTGGTGGGCGCTGGGGATTCTGGCGTACGAGATGATGTACGGTACGACGCCGTTTAAGGGGAAGAACCGCAAGGATACGTTCAGGAATGTGTTAGTGAAGTCGCCGGAGTTCGTTGGAAAACGGTCGTCGCTGACGGATCTCATCGAGAAGCTTCTGGAGAAGGAACCGACGGCGAGATTGGGGTACACTCGCGGAGCCGATGAGATCAAGGAGCACAAGTTCTTCCGAGGTGTAAGGTGGGACATGTTGACGGAGGTGGTGCGGCCGCCGTTCATTCCGGGCAGGAACGACGCCGGAGCCGTTGAATCGATGGAGGGTTTGTTAGGTGGAGAGGGCGGCGTGAACATTAGAGATTATTTTCAAAGGTCGCGGTTGCCGCCGTCTTTGCCACCCTCGCCGTTGCCCTCGCCGTCCGGCAAGTTCAAGAGGAATGTTTCTCTATCGGAATTCTAATGGTCACGTGCGAGGGCATTGATGGCGCGTGGAAGAGTTAGTTATTCGGTTTATTTTTTTAACGGTGTTTACGTTGTGATTTGCTGTGCACATATAGAATAACGGTAGATCTTGAAAGAAAATCGCTAATCGGATTAGTGGTAGTTAGTTATATAGCCAAGAGTTGTAGAATACCATTGTTTTGTACGTGGAAAAAAATAAcccttttccttttagttttaaCTTTTACGTGTTTAATTTCACATATGGAACCATTTTAATGAGGTGAATATCTGGTCAACATTATTAACAACATTGCATGCACATATTTAATTAAGATATATATGGACTCTTGTTCAAGTTAaacatgattatttttattaagtgCGACCTTCAAGTTCAAGGTGCATTGAGTGCAAATTATTCGAAATCATAGCTGTTAGCAGATTTTTCCCCTGTAAAGTTCGTGTTGCCATTATCCAACTATAATACTTACAATTTTCATACTAATAACTAACAAGGCACCTCTTTTTGAGAGAAAAGTATGTAATTAGTTTGCATCATctgattgaaataaataaaagaggacCGTAATGACACTTTCCACTGTTTTTTATCTTATGCATTTGTTAGTGGTAATAATAATGCGCAACTAATTAAAGTAGTGTACAAGTAATTTTTCAATCAATATTCAGTTagatttgttattttatcttttaattttatcatttttttctcttcATCTGAATTTTTTGATGGCAGAGTATCTActgaaaaaataatttgattcGTAGTCAAACCGATTTATTTAACACATACTCATCAACGTATTTTCTGGCTtcacaattttatggtttgatTTGCAAAAGGTTCgacatatgaaaaataaaaagattatgtt
Coding sequences:
- the LOC112736750 gene encoding serine/threonine-protein kinase UCNL, producing MSTNDMDFPLPPSPPPPPTTTPHPLNLDNLKALKILGKGAMGTVFLVHDTTATSTTMFALKVVDKTTLHGKLDADRRARWEIEVLSKLSGHPFLPSLLGSLDTPDFLAWALPYCPGGDLNRLRYRQNDRVFSPSVIRFYLAEILCALHHLHSLGIAYRDLKPENVLIQHNGHVTLTDFDLSRKLTPKTVATTSHTVTTVATDITNKGNSIPPSVPVDPNKIPSEPPHRRRHRRNFTRWFPLHSPDAARKNLKKVKSARVSPVSRRRTSFIGDGERSNSFVGTEEYVAPEVVRGEGHDFAVDWWALGILAYEMMYGTTPFKGKNRKDTFRNVLVKSPEFVGKRSSLTDLIEKLLEKEPTARLGYTRGADEIKEHKFFRGVRWDMLTEVVRPPFIPGRNDAGAVESMEGLLGGEGGVNIRDYFQRSRLPPSLPPSPLPSPSGKFKRNVSLSEF